Genomic DNA from Bacteroides zhangwenhongii:
CCTTTCAACCGATAACGGTACATAATCTGATCAGACAGTTCATACCCCAAGGCGGCAAAAGAGACTGTAAAGTTATTCTGCTTATAGTTCAATGTCAGCTTGGAAGTCTCATTCAGAATACGATTCAGCACAACACGTCCATCATAAATTGTATTTGGAATAATCCGTTGGTTATTCACAGACAAATTGGTAAACATTAATGAATACAGACCGGCATCATGCGTAAACTGATCGGGACGGAAAGAACTGATTCCATACAAGCCTCCCATATAAAATGTACCGTCTTTAGCCTTATAAGAGACATTGACTTTAAACGCATTATTCTGCAACCCGTTGGCAAAGCCGTATGTATACATCTTATTCTTTTGGATATCCAACTGAACCATCCCATTGCCCCCTATCCACACATTGCCGGAGTTGTCTACTAAAACAATTTCACAGTCATTATTAGCCAGTCCATCCTGCATCGTATAACAAGTGGCCGTATAATCATTCTTACGCTCAGAATGCAATACAAGCTTATTCAACCCACCACCAATGGTACCTATCCAACAGACCGAATCATTGTAGCAATCAATGCCGGCCAAGTAATTAGTGGACATGGAGGTCTCCGGAGAGGTTTCATTAGTCTGATAAGCAGCAAGCGTTTTTATCTTTCCGTCTTCTGTCAATGTCAAACGGTTCAAGCCGTTCGTAGTACATAAAAATACCGACCGATCTCTGATAAGCATATCTGATATTTGGTTGGAAAGAATGCACGGATCTGTTTGTGTGTTCAGATAAAGCGCTACAGCAGGAGAAGTCAGTGGATTGTCTATACAGAGAAGCCCATCTCCCCATGTACCGATCCACAACCTACCGGACTCATCTTCCCGCAGATCAGCTATACTCATATGTATTCTATAAGCATTCGGATCATTCGTCACCGACATTCGTTCCAACTTCCCCGTAAGAATATCATAAATGAAAACGCCATGACTGGAGCCTATATAAAGATGTCTCTGGTCGTGACTCATCTCCAGATTCTGCAAATAGATATCATGAAGCCGGTCTTTGGGCAAGGGAACCAAGTCTAGTTGTCCCGTCTGCGGCACATAACGAAACAGATTGGCATATTCAACGACCATCCAGATTGTTCCGTCTTCTTGTCCCGTCACTGATATAATCTCATTTTGCGAAAGCCCCATTTCCCTAAAATCCACATTCGAAAGATTCTTAAAAAGAGGATTCGACAAAGTGCGATAGTATATCCCCCAACTACTTGTCGCTATCCACAAATTGTTATATTTATCAATTAGCAAATCCCTGATCTTTTGCATGGATTGTTTATCATCTCTGGCATTCTTAAGATACTCTTGAATAGAAGGAGTTTCCGAAAAAGGATAGCGCACTTCAAAAATTCCTTCCAGATAACCGCACCATAAGCTACCATCCTTGCCAACAATAAACTTACCATTCGTATATGTGGGAATCTTGGAATTAATATGATGAAAATCCGCATATACCAACGTCGGCTCGTGAAGCTCTCCACCAGCGAGCGATACCCGATAGCACCCGCTTCCGGTACGCATATATAGAAAGTCATCGATACAATAAATGCTTTGTACTGTCTCATCTTTTTGTAACAAGTTTTTTGTCGGATATCTTTTGAGAACAGAAACCTTACCATCGCGTATGCCCAATTGGGCGATATGCCTGCCTGTGTTTGCCCATATTATTTCCCCCTGGAACTGTATATCACCTATATTTTTTCCAAAAAGACGTTCTTCCTCACTATTCCATTTCAATGGACGTATCGTGTCATTATCAATCCGCATGACTATCATTCCCTGAGAAGAACCGGTCCATAAGTGGCAACCGGCAGGATCAACATATAGTTTGTACACAGCTAAATCTGAATCATATTTCTGCTCCCCCTCTCTCACATAAAACGGTACATAACGATGGGTATTCAAGTCAAAACAAGTCAATCCGCTTTCTGTCCCCACCCAAAGTTTATCTTTCGTGCAAACCATAGCCTGTATCCGATTATGGGACTTGAAGATCTTATGCCCTTCCTGATAATAATTGAAGGTCTGCAACGAGTATCCGTCATAACTTTGTAATCCTGCAAAAGTACCAATCCACATCAAACCCGTACTATCTTGGGCAACACAATTGGCATCCGTATGGGCTAGTCCGTCATTAATAGTCAAATGCTTAAATATTTCATTTCCGGACGAACTATTTAAACTTGATAAAATCAAGCACAGTAGTATGGATAGAAAGGTTCTCATAGTAGTATATGTTAGTATCTTGGTGCAAAGATATTAAATAGAAAATAATAACCTTCATTTTTCACGAAGAAAGCAGAAATAATGAATCAACCCACTATTATACTGTAATTCAAATACTTACAAATAATTTTCATAAAATAAACCGGACCGAAAAATGTTAAATAGACGGAAAGAACAATCAATGGGACGGATAACAAAGTGTTATAGACGGGAAACAAAGCAGAAATAAGGTATTTATCATAATTTTGTATATAGAATACTATATATGATATATACCATGAAAAAACAGAATTTATTAATCCCTTTTTTCCTGTCACCAGCCGCAATCAATGCTGAAAATTGTCCTAATATTGTTTTCGTATTGGTAGATGACATGGGAATAGGAGATATCAATTGCTATTACAACCAACCGAAAATTCAGACTCCGAATATAGACAAACTAGCCTCAAAAAGCTTACAATTCATGCAACATTACAGTGGCTCTACAGTAAGTGCTCCCTCCCGTTGCTGCCTATTGACAGGAAAACATACCGGTAATTCTTATATACGCGGAAATAAAGGTGTCAAAAGTGAAGAAGGAATCTTCGACTTGCACCTCCCCGCCAATGAAACAACAGTAGCTGAAGTGCTGAAACAAAAAGGTTATTCCACCATGTGTGTAGGCAAATGGGGACTTGGAGGACCAAAAACAAGTGGCAGCCCGATCAATAAAGGCTTTGACTATTTCTTTGGCTATTTGTCTCAAGGAGATGCCCATCGATATTATCCCGAATACTTATATGAGAATGAGAATAAGATCCAACTCGGTGGAAAAGTATATAGCCATTGGTTAATACTGGAAAAAGGCTTGAATTTCATCAAATCCCGTAAAAAAGAAGAGCCTTATTTTGCCTATTTCGCCATTACTCCCCCTCATGCTGACTTAGATTATCCGGATATCAGCCAATATCAAGGAAAGTTCCCTGAAACTCCTTATATCAATAAAAATGGAAAAGGAGGATTTAAAACACAAATAGCCCCAAAAGCCGCTTATGCTTCTATGATAACCGAAATAGACCGGAGTGTAGAAAAAATAATCTCTCTTATTAAAGAAAGAGGAGAATGGGACAATACTATTTTTATATTCTCTTCCGATAATGGCGTGCATTGCGTCGGTGGCCACGATCCTAAATTCTTTGACAGTAACGGTCCGTTCCGAGGATACAAACGGGATTTATATGAAGGAGGAATTCGTACCCCATTCATTTTTTCTTGGCCCAAACATATAAAAGAACATAGGAAAACTCCGCATATCTCCGCTTTTTGGGATTTCTTACCTACCGTATGCGATATTATAAATACAGAAGTTCCCAAAGGCGTAAATGGAATTTCTTATTTACCGGTTCTTCTAAATAAAGAAGACAAACAACCACAACATGAGTATATCTATTTCGAATTCTATGAAGCAGGAGGAAAACAATCCATTCTGAAAGATGGTTGGAAGTTAGTTCGCTTGAATCTTTCTAAACCCGATAAGTTGGTGGAAGAGTTGTATTACCTTCCCCATGATATCGGTGAAAAACATAATCTCATCAAAAACAACCGCAGCAAAGCGGAAGAGTTGAAAAAGCTTGCAAACAAGGCCCATACAAACAGCCCGAAATTTAACTGGTAAATATAACTATAAACTCAATATAATCATGAAAACAAAACTATTACTAGGATGTAGTTTTGGCAGTTCTCTGCTAACAGGAGGATGTATCGACGTAAACAAAGCGGTCAATACTGCCACACAGCAAAAACCGAATGTCATCTTTATAGTAGCCGATGACTTAGGTTACGGAGATATCAGTTGCTACGGAGAAAAAACAATCTCCACTCCTCATGTGGATAGCCTTGCCGCAAATGGTATTCGCTTTACGGATGCTCATTCAGTAGCAGCTACCAGTACCCCGTCACGATATTCTCTCTTCACCGGTCATTATAGTTGGCGACGGAACGACACAGGTATCGCTGCGGGTAATGCGGGAATGATAATCAAACCGGAACAAACAACCATTGCGGATATGTTTAAATCGGCAGGATATACAACCGGAGCTATCGGCAAATGGCATTTAGGGATGGGAGATAAGACCGGAACTCAAGATTGGAATGGAGTTATCACCCCCGGTCCTCAAGATATCGGTTTTGACTATTCATATCTTATGGCAGCTACAGGTGACCGGGTACCTTGCGTCTGGATTGAGAACCAACGGGTAGCCAATTATGATGTCAATGCTCCTATTCATGTTAGCTATACCAAGCCTTTTCCCGGAGAACCTCTGGGTAAAGATCATCCCGAATTACTGACAAAGCTAAAGCCCTACCCCAATCATGGGCATAACCAAGCTATTGTAAATGGCATTTCACGTATTGGTTATATGAAAGGAGGAGGAAAAGCATTATGGAAAGATGAAAATATCGCCGATACTCTTACTGCCAAAGCCGTTCGCTACATAGAAGAGCATAAAGATACCACTTTCTTCCTCTATGTAGGCACCAATGATATTCATGTGCCTCGCTATCCACATTCTCGCTTTACAGGCAAAAGTGGTATGGGATATCGGGGAGACGCTATTCTACAATTTGACTGGACAGTCGGTGAAATCATGAAAGCACTGCAAAAACAGGGAATCGCAGAAAATACATTGATTGTTCTTACCAGTGATAACGGTCCGGTTGTCAACGATGGATATTTGGACCAAGCTATAGAACTACTTGGAGAACATCGTCCTTGGGGAGATATGAGAGGGGGAAAATACAGTAATTTTGAGGCAGGAACACGAATTCCTTTTATTGTGAGTTGGCCAGCAAGAGTAACTCCAAGCATCTCAAACGCCTTAGTCTCACACATCGACTTATTTGCATCGATGGCCGAACTAGTAGGAACAGAACTAAAAGAAGGTGTTGCTATTGATAGCCGTAAGCAACTAAGCGCATTATTGGGAACAGATAAAAAAGGACGGGATTACATCATAGAAGCCGCTCAGTCTATTTCTATTTCTGACGGAGAATGGAAATATATCACTCCTTGCGACCGTACTCCCTATTATAAAATCACTCATACAGAAACGGGTAACTCTCTTGAAGAACAACTTTATAATCTACATAAAGATATAGGTGAAAAACACAATCTGGCTAAAAAGTATCCGGAAAAGTTGAAAGAATTAAAAAGAGTGTTGGAACAGGAAAAGGAAAAAGGATATATGCTGAAATAGCATGAGTCCGCAAAGAGTCTGTCACACACTACGACATATTCTCAACGTAACATGGAGTTTTTAACGTTCAGAATTCTTGTTATGATAAAATCTGGTTTCTTAGGTAGTCTAGGAAAGGGGAAGTGTTAAATAGACGGAAAGAACACCCCACGAAACGGAAAACAAAGTTTTAGAGATGGAAAACAAAATGAAAGAAACAATTCTATTATAACTTTGCATTCATGAAAAATCTTCTAATAAACTTTAATTCAAATACCATGAAAACTTAGAATTTATCAACCGCCACTTTGGTAGCAAGCAATGTCAGAGACATGCTTTTCGTACACAGAAAAAAACTAATATAGAATAGTTCTGTCGTTATATGAATTTTCAACCAAACATTAATCTTTAGTATTTTCAAGCTATGAAAAGAAAAACAAC
This window encodes:
- a CDS encoding hybrid sensor histidine kinase/response regulator transcription factor gives rise to the protein MRTFLSILLCLILSSLNSSSGNEIFKHLTINDGLAHTDANCVAQDSTGLMWIGTFAGLQSYDGYSLQTFNYYQEGHKIFKSHNRIQAMVCTKDKLWVGTESGLTCFDLNTHRYVPFYVREGEQKYDSDLAVYKLYVDPAGCHLWTGSSQGMIVMRIDNDTIRPLKWNSEEERLFGKNIGDIQFQGEIIWANTGRHIAQLGIRDGKVSVLKRYPTKNLLQKDETVQSIYCIDDFLYMRTGSGCYRVSLAGGELHEPTLVYADFHHINSKIPTYTNGKFIVGKDGSLWCGYLEGIFEVRYPFSETPSIQEYLKNARDDKQSMQKIRDLLIDKYNNLWIATSSWGIYYRTLSNPLFKNLSNVDFREMGLSQNEIISVTGQEDGTIWMVVEYANLFRYVPQTGQLDLVPLPKDRLHDIYLQNLEMSHDQRHLYIGSSHGVFIYDILTGKLERMSVTNDPNAYRIHMSIADLREDESGRLWIGTWGDGLLCIDNPLTSPAVALYLNTQTDPCILSNQISDMLIRDRSVFLCTTNGLNRLTLTEDGKIKTLAAYQTNETSPETSMSTNYLAGIDCYNDSVCWIGTIGGGLNKLVLHSERKNDYTATCYTMQDGLANNDCEIVLVDNSGNVWIGGNGMVQLDIQKNKMYTYGFANGLQNNAFKVNVSYKAKDGTFYMGGLYGISSFRPDQFTHDAGLYSLMFTNLSVNNQRIIPNTIYDGRVVLNRILNETSKLTLNYKQNNFTVSFAALGYELSDQIMYRYRLKGFQNDWRILRYINNEVYFSNLPYDSYQLEVELSTDKGYTWQTPGKELEIIVLPPWWLSAWAKMVYIIIVVLIVVIAFRQYNKEQNLKKENEIQKILIAQDEEKYQAKMQFFMNASHELKTPLTLILLAAEKLTDANQPGKECRTILYNVKRMLALISELVDIRKQDLGLSTLHLDWINMSQMIRQLFDDMSSWAENKHITITYNADDNDIEMDADKEKIGKMILNLFSNAIKYTDEGGRIDISFKQGTQKDVSPCYDTVHTEGAVPADVPLCILTVKDTGIGISSESIHLIYERFFQVNGNSQSHLGSGIGLAIVKSVVLQHKGMIVVSSERMRGSEFIIALPVYENCRSNEPAVGNQLLDVRSFIDEQYNEFEPVKASSVGGDEPVIDNPDLPTLLIVEDNQELQSALKERLSAFYNIHIADNGRMGLEKCMSVFPDIIVSDVMMPEMDGIEMCRRIKNNLSVASIPLVLLTAKDTVESQIEGYESGADLYIAKPFSMKLLEVNIHRLLVQREQWMRGKADRGISESGVEEVEVSEVKSGDMENGEEKTLYDTEEQRILTERLKSVIDENISDPNLSPEQLSSALGVSRSKLYREIKRIDGYSLSDYVRNVRLEKAAYLLVNSHLNIQEIMNEVGFINSSHFTKVFKLKYDMTPSEYKRNT
- a CDS encoding sulfatase family protein, translated to MKTKLLLGCSFGSSLLTGGCIDVNKAVNTATQQKPNVIFIVADDLGYGDISCYGEKTISTPHVDSLAANGIRFTDAHSVAATSTPSRYSLFTGHYSWRRNDTGIAAGNAGMIIKPEQTTIADMFKSAGYTTGAIGKWHLGMGDKTGTQDWNGVITPGPQDIGFDYSYLMAATGDRVPCVWIENQRVANYDVNAPIHVSYTKPFPGEPLGKDHPELLTKLKPYPNHGHNQAIVNGISRIGYMKGGGKALWKDENIADTLTAKAVRYIEEHKDTTFFLYVGTNDIHVPRYPHSRFTGKSGMGYRGDAILQFDWTVGEIMKALQKQGIAENTLIVLTSDNGPVVNDGYLDQAIELLGEHRPWGDMRGGKYSNFEAGTRIPFIVSWPARVTPSISNALVSHIDLFASMAELVGTELKEGVAIDSRKQLSALLGTDKKGRDYIIEAAQSISISDGEWKYITPCDRTPYYKITHTETGNSLEEQLYNLHKDIGEKHNLAKKYPEKLKELKRVLEQEKEKGYMLK
- a CDS encoding arylsulfatase, whose amino-acid sequence is MKKQNLLIPFFLSPAAINAENCPNIVFVLVDDMGIGDINCYYNQPKIQTPNIDKLASKSLQFMQHYSGSTVSAPSRCCLLTGKHTGNSYIRGNKGVKSEEGIFDLHLPANETTVAEVLKQKGYSTMCVGKWGLGGPKTSGSPINKGFDYFFGYLSQGDAHRYYPEYLYENENKIQLGGKVYSHWLILEKGLNFIKSRKKEEPYFAYFAITPPHADLDYPDISQYQGKFPETPYINKNGKGGFKTQIAPKAAYASMITEIDRSVEKIISLIKERGEWDNTIFIFSSDNGVHCVGGHDPKFFDSNGPFRGYKRDLYEGGIRTPFIFSWPKHIKEHRKTPHISAFWDFLPTVCDIINTEVPKGVNGISYLPVLLNKEDKQPQHEYIYFEFYEAGGKQSILKDGWKLVRLNLSKPDKLVEELYYLPHDIGEKHNLIKNNRSKAEELKKLANKAHTNSPKFNW